From one Lycium ferocissimum isolate CSIRO_LF1 chromosome 5, AGI_CSIRO_Lferr_CH_V1, whole genome shotgun sequence genomic stretch:
- the LOC132057828 gene encoding uncharacterized protein LOC132057828, protein MRDGNKDGQGNQVETRLNNADMEQTNVDNTTQVSTQGQQINQEIMPGSTQEEEIHRSWADKVEEKELNTGERQQEDEEQGNTDEDYNKKDCVEVSFEGNHHGTNTAEKGTRLDGVKEATEGSPSVIIHNLVQREGKVQENVQSIEATAVDATSDKMKKQMYVEQDADPPDQSSSEKKSSLVKELHDLISHNIDVLEVEEDVRDLHKEDKEEIIKQNKENILKQADISPNSKSNNKGQEKGKKNAIDKQIPLRVVPKRNATKSNVK, encoded by the exons ATGCGAGATGGCAACAAGGATGGTCAAGGTAATCAGGTGGAGACTAGGCTGAATAATGCAGATATGGAACAAACAAATGTGGATAACACTACACAAGTTTCCACACAAGGTCAGCAAATAAATCAGGAAATTATGCCAGGCAGTACTCAGGAAGAAGAAATTCATAGATCATGGGCTGATAAGGTGGAGGAAAAGGAACTGAATACAGGAGAAAGGCAACAGGAAGATGAAGAACAAGGTAATACTGATGAAGACTATAATAAAAAGGACTGTGTCGAAGTATCATTTGAAGGAAATCATCATGGCACTAATACAGCAGAAAAGGGAACAA GATTAGATGGAGTAAAAGAGGCTACAGAGGGTTCTCCCTCAGTGATAATTCATAATCTTGTgcaaagagaaggaaaagtGCAGGAAAATGTGCAATCAATAGAGGCAACAGCTGTAGATGCCACAAGTGACAAGATGAAGAAGCAGATGTATGTGGAGCAAGATGCAGATCCACCAGATCAGTCTTCCTCAGAAAAG AAGTCTTCCCTAGTCAAAGAGCTACATGACCTGATCTCTCATAATATAGATGTCTTGGAAGTAGAGGAGGATGTCAGAGATCTCCATAAAGAAGACAAGGAGGAGATTATTAAGCAAAATAAGGAAAACATTCTTAAACAGGCTGATATATCTCCTAATAGCAAGTCTAACAATAAGGGTCAGGAGAAAGGCAAGAAGAATGCTATTGATAAGCAAATTCCACTCAGGGTGGTACCAAAGAGGAATGCTACTAAATCTAATGTTAAATGA